In Brevibacillus brevis, a genomic segment contains:
- a CDS encoding glutathionylspermidine synthase family protein produces MGEHTQAAIRERLYGPMREEGVFTWDRMYEEEYALADIHLISRSLREELAAATERLGRIYGKVVPVLERADEPLLRELGVPQQALRTVRTVVSRSMPTAVARFDFAQTADGLKMLECNSDTPTGIVEAFYANGRACRFYGYADPNEGMERHIASAFAELLDAYRRLNYPTEHKGTTRYLLRQSGLAARFAALENLRVWNDRLYVQDGVELLPVDVLYRLHALEKLAEECDEDGYPTGAHVLSLIADRKLAVINPPSAFLIQTKALQALIWSLHEEGRFFGSEEHDIIETYMLPTYFENRFLGMADYVTKPVFGREGGGVVLFDAQGAVVDKDQEDSYWEQPMIYQKRVELPHIRVKTENGPYDGRLLWGSFWIGAQASAIVARVGGPITNNMSYFLPVGLAE; encoded by the coding sequence ATGGGAGAACATACACAGGCTGCCATTCGAGAGCGGTTGTACGGTCCTATGCGCGAGGAAGGAGTGTTTACGTGGGATCGCATGTACGAGGAAGAGTATGCGTTGGCTGACATCCACCTCATTTCTCGCTCGTTGCGGGAGGAGCTGGCGGCTGCGACGGAAAGATTGGGCCGCATTTATGGGAAAGTCGTACCGGTGCTGGAGCGAGCTGATGAACCGCTCCTTCGCGAGCTGGGTGTGCCGCAGCAGGCGTTGCGAACCGTGCGAACAGTTGTCTCCCGGTCGATGCCGACGGCTGTGGCGCGATTTGATTTTGCCCAGACCGCAGATGGACTGAAGATGCTGGAATGCAACAGCGACACGCCGACCGGCATTGTGGAGGCGTTCTACGCAAACGGGCGCGCCTGCCGGTTTTACGGATATGCAGACCCGAATGAGGGGATGGAGCGGCACATCGCGTCCGCCTTTGCCGAACTGCTGGATGCATACCGGCGGCTGAATTATCCGACGGAGCACAAAGGGACAACCCGCTATTTGCTGCGGCAGTCAGGTCTTGCCGCCCGCTTCGCTGCGCTGGAGAATTTGCGCGTATGGAACGACCGGCTGTACGTCCAGGATGGAGTGGAGCTTCTTCCTGTGGATGTGCTCTACCGCTTGCACGCGCTGGAAAAGCTGGCGGAGGAATGCGACGAGGACGGCTATCCGACGGGTGCCCACGTGCTTTCGCTCATCGCGGATCGCAAGCTCGCCGTCATCAACCCTCCCTCGGCGTTTCTCATCCAGACGAAAGCCCTTCAGGCCTTGATCTGGAGCCTGCATGAGGAGGGCCGGTTTTTTGGGAGCGAGGAGCACGACATCATCGAGACATACATGCTGCCGACCTATTTCGAGAATCGGTTTCTGGGAATGGCGGACTACGTCACCAAGCCGGTTTTTGGGAGAGAAGGAGGGGGAGTCGTGCTGTTTGACGCACAGGGCGCCGTCGTGGACAAAGACCAGGAGGACAGCTACTGGGAGCAGCCGATGATCTATCAAAAGCGCGTGGAGCTGCCGCACATCCGGGTGAAGACGGAGAACGGGCCTTACGACGGACGGCTGCTGTGGGGCTCGTTCTGGATCGGAGCACAGGCTTCGGCGATCGTGGCCCGTGTCGGGGGTCCCATCACCAACAACATGTCCTACTTTTTGCCGGTAGGCCTTGCAGAATAA
- a CDS encoding ion transporter, which yields MFWRVLYEIFVIMLVITYAILLSADFSIHPLLTDEVMNKVDTGLILFLVIEYAIRIWRAKDKRKFVIRNWFDLVAMIPLDHYFYLARFMRVLRLVRILRASPFLWSIVQSGSIRRVFGVVSMIMLWSSLAIYLLEYGVNSNINSFGDALWWSIVTTTTVGYGDISPVTPGGRIMATILMLTGIGMLGALTANFAAHWTDVHDKPRSDSDRLTDEMKKQAIRHVQDIEQLTDREYETLKESLDLLYRRTRKETQESGEKEDR from the coding sequence TTGTTTTGGCGTGTGTTGTACGAAATCTTTGTCATCATGCTCGTGATTACCTATGCGATTTTGCTGTCCGCAGACTTCTCCATCCATCCGCTGCTGACGGATGAAGTGATGAACAAGGTGGATACGGGATTGATCCTGTTTCTGGTAATCGAGTACGCCATTCGCATTTGGCGGGCGAAGGATAAACGCAAGTTCGTCATCCGAAACTGGTTTGATCTCGTCGCCATGATTCCTTTGGACCATTACTTTTATCTGGCCCGCTTCATGCGGGTCCTCAGGCTCGTCCGCATCTTGCGGGCCTCTCCTTTTTTATGGAGCATTGTGCAGTCGGGATCGATCCGGCGTGTCTTCGGAGTCGTGTCGATGATCATGCTGTGGAGCTCTTTGGCGATTTACCTGCTCGAGTACGGCGTCAACAGCAATATCAACAGCTTCGGCGACGCCCTGTGGTGGTCAATCGTCACGACCACGACCGTCGGCTATGGAGACATTTCACCGGTGACTCCGGGGGGCCGGATCATGGCCACGATCCTGATGCTGACGGGGATCGGGATGCTGGGGGCTTTGACCGCCAATTTTGCAGCACACTGGACGGATGTTCACGACAAGCCCCGGAGCGATTCCGACCGCCTGACGGACGAGATGAAGAAGCAGGCGATCCGGCATGTCCAGGACATCGAGCAGTTGACGGACCGCGAGTACGAGACATTGAAGGAGAGCCTCGATCTTCTGTATCGGCGTACGAGGAAAGAGACGCAGGAGAGTGGGGAGAAAGAAGACCGCTGA
- a CDS encoding helix-turn-helix domain-containing protein translates to MNIQQTIDTLKELGFTEYEARIYLALLRAHPSNGNTIATLSGVPTPKVYETLRKMQEREVVFAVAGGDKGNQVRYSPLPYDELLTRTKRAFLGNVSYLQDALTEYASMSDTNWTELFVIHGYSAAMEAVRSAVAESKTDIIMSLWSRELSALSDVLGDAHERGVSIVTLTFDEPPAVPWRNFRHHDAKLIRLRHEGELNLVLDKEKAIVFQSSHERPHAVVSRHPVTIKTTLNYIRHDIYVNRIVADFGEVMIQRYGPGLDGLINDF, encoded by the coding sequence TTGAATATTCAACAAACGATTGATACCCTAAAGGAGCTTGGCTTTACCGAATACGAAGCCAGGATTTACCTCGCCCTCCTGCGGGCCCATCCTTCCAACGGCAATACGATCGCCACCCTGTCCGGGGTGCCCACGCCAAAGGTTTACGAAACGCTGCGAAAAATGCAGGAGCGGGAGGTGGTCTTCGCGGTGGCGGGCGGTGACAAAGGGAATCAGGTGCGCTACAGCCCCTTGCCTTATGACGAGCTGCTCACGCGGACGAAGCGAGCGTTTTTGGGGAACGTGAGCTATTTGCAGGATGCTCTCACCGAATACGCATCCATGAGCGATACGAACTGGACCGAGTTGTTTGTCATCCACGGCTACTCGGCGGCCATGGAGGCGGTTCGCTCGGCAGTGGCCGAGTCCAAAACGGACATCATCATGAGCCTCTGGAGCCGGGAGCTCTCCGCGCTTTCCGACGTCCTCGGCGATGCGCACGAGCGGGGTGTCTCGATCGTCACACTGACATTCGATGAGCCCCCAGCCGTTCCCTGGCGGAATTTCCGCCATCACGACGCAAAGCTGATCCGGCTGCGCCATGAGGGAGAGCTCAACCTGGTGCTGGACAAGGAAAAAGCAATCGTCTTCCAATCATCTCACGAGCGCCCGCATGCGGTGGTATCCAGACATCCGGTCACGATCAAGACGACGCTGAACTACATTCGCCATGACATCTACGTCAATCGGATAGTGGCCGACTTCGGGGAGGTGATGATTCAGCGGTACGGACCTGGGCTGGATGGGCTCATCAACGACTTCTGA
- a CDS encoding PaaI family thioesterase gives MIEELKNIVEEGSEEEQQILALALSAIRHRRERGKAFLSGFLGLNGEFVDERTYRFDIPLTVFMHNSGGAVHGGILATIIDSAMGSLINRSLPPEEYAVTTELKINYLRPGKGERLVAEATYLHRGQTLVVMESTVYDDRGKRVAHGTGTFIVLKR, from the coding sequence ATGATAGAGGAATTAAAAAATATAGTCGAGGAAGGCAGCGAAGAGGAACAGCAAATATTGGCCCTCGCCCTTTCCGCCATTCGGCACAGACGAGAGCGGGGCAAAGCCTTTTTGTCGGGCTTCCTCGGACTGAACGGAGAGTTTGTCGACGAGAGGACGTATCGCTTCGATATCCCGCTCACGGTGTTCATGCACAATTCGGGAGGTGCGGTACACGGAGGAATACTGGCGACGATTATCGACTCGGCGATGGGCTCGCTGATCAACCGATCGTTGCCGCCGGAAGAGTACGCCGTCACGACGGAGCTGAAAATCAATTACCTCCGGCCGGGCAAGGGGGAGAGGCTGGTTGCGGAAGCTACGTACCTCCACCGCGGTCAGACGCTGGTCGTCATGGAAAGCACGGTGTACGACGACAGGGGCAAGCGGGTGGCCCATGGAACCGGGACGTTCATCGTGCTCAAACGGTAA
- a CDS encoding redoxin domain-containing protein, producing MAHQLQQGMVAPTFRTVDFQGNPVSLESYRGNKVLLAFFRNSACALCNLRVHHFIGRHPEWQQKGMRVIAIFESPEESMHTYVGAQQALFPLVADPKAHLYDLYGVETSEEKVKLTLADANTKSFAAEAEAAGFPLTPEEGSNFNRIPAEFLIDERGIVRLAHYGRIVTDHLPLEVIDNFAAGG from the coding sequence ATGGCTCACCAGCTTCAGCAGGGCATGGTTGCCCCGACATTTCGTACCGTCGACTTCCAGGGCAATCCGGTATCTTTGGAAAGTTATCGCGGAAACAAAGTGCTTCTCGCCTTTTTTCGCAACTCCGCCTGCGCTCTATGCAATTTGCGGGTGCATCATTTTATCGGCAGACATCCGGAATGGCAGCAAAAAGGCATGCGCGTAATCGCCATTTTCGAATCGCCTGAGGAGAGTATGCACACATACGTTGGTGCTCAACAAGCTCTGTTCCCGCTCGTCGCCGATCCGAAGGCGCACTTGTACGATTTGTACGGTGTCGAGACGTCCGAAGAGAAAGTAAAGCTGACATTGGCTGATGCGAACACAAAATCGTTCGCCGCTGAGGCGGAGGCTGCCGGCTTCCCTCTTACTCCGGAGGAAGGTTCGAACTTCAACCGGATCCCTGCCGAATTTTTGATTGACGAGCGTGGCATTGTACGGCTGGCGCATTACGGTCGCATCGTTACCGATCATCTCCCGCTTGAGGTGATCGACAACTTCGCTGCGGGCGGATAA
- a CDS encoding MFS transporter, whose product MIKEWNMPLGEAGLLGTATLIGVGLSSVVLGWYSDNYGRKKALQVSLGVFGLFTVAIAVSQTWEQFMVLRFLAGLGLGGVWGIASAYVSETWQAKHRARATSFVLSAWPVGYGLAALLSALILPYYGWRALFVCGLSSIVVMIYLHVFVPESKAWQENKRKREQETSRPAKVSVKELFAGGLARRTVLATLVSFCTLTAYWGINTWLPTYLTKERGLSVDKMGIFLIVINIGMFIGYQIFGYVADKIGRKKISLLSFFGAAMMIPLYVWTENVTVLFWMGPLLFLFFSQAGVFGAYFSELYPTHLRSMGAGFCFNVGRGLSAFAPYFLGQIATRYSLGTGFALCAITLLIGAVIMLFLPETSRPAQEPAAADREAVV is encoded by the coding sequence ATTATCAAGGAATGGAACATGCCTCTCGGGGAAGCCGGCCTCCTGGGGACGGCGACGCTGATCGGAGTGGGACTCAGCAGTGTGGTGCTCGGGTGGTACTCCGACAACTACGGAAGAAAAAAGGCCCTGCAAGTGAGCCTCGGGGTGTTCGGACTCTTTACCGTAGCGATCGCCGTTTCGCAGACGTGGGAGCAATTCATGGTGCTCCGTTTCCTGGCGGGGCTGGGACTAGGCGGCGTGTGGGGCATTGCCTCGGCGTATGTCAGCGAAACCTGGCAAGCCAAGCACCGGGCAAGGGCGACGTCATTCGTGCTCAGCGCCTGGCCGGTCGGATACGGACTGGCGGCGCTGCTCTCCGCACTCATTTTGCCTTATTACGGCTGGCGCGCGCTCTTTGTCTGCGGGCTTTCCAGCATCGTGGTCATGATTTATTTGCATGTGTTCGTCCCTGAATCAAAGGCGTGGCAGGAAAACAAACGCAAGCGGGAACAGGAAACGAGCCGTCCCGCCAAGGTCTCGGTCAAGGAGCTGTTTGCCGGCGGATTGGCCCGGCGCACCGTGCTTGCGACACTCGTGTCTTTTTGCACGCTCACCGCATACTGGGGGATCAATACCTGGCTGCCTACTTATTTAACCAAGGAGCGCGGCCTGTCCGTAGACAAAATGGGGATCTTTCTGATCGTAATCAACATCGGGATGTTTATCGGCTACCAGATCTTCGGCTATGTCGCAGACAAGATCGGCCGAAAAAAGATCAGTCTCTTGTCGTTCTTCGGCGCAGCTATGATGATTCCGCTTTACGTGTGGACAGAAAACGTCACCGTATTGTTCTGGATGGGCCCGCTGCTGTTTCTGTTTTTCTCGCAAGCCGGTGTGTTCGGCGCCTATTTTTCCGAGCTGTATCCGACGCATCTGCGCAGCATGGGAGCCGGCTTTTGCTTCAATGTCGGGCGCGGCCTGTCCGCTTTTGCCCCGTATTTTCTGGGGCAGATCGCGACGCGTTACAGTTTGGGCACAGGCTTCGCCCTCTGCGCCATTACGCTTCTCATCGGTGCGGTCATCATGCTGTTTTTGCCGGAAACGTCCAGACCTGCCCAAGAACCTGCTGCCGCTGATCGGGAAGCTGTCGTATGA
- a CDS encoding inositol monophosphatase has translation MLEVAKEAAHIAGAYLKERFLEQLVPDEELHNDVKLPEDKESERRIIEVLHRHFPTHTIFSEEVGMVSRDEEYLWIVDPLDGTNNYFIGYPYFSVSIALQHKGDLVLGVVYNPVAGQMFWAEKGKGAYLNGKRLSVNDRTDETRAVGTYIRGRNSVTKEQELDFTRPFVLRTKRLLRNVAPALDWCLLANGWLDYIVMQRSGIMDVAAGIVIAQEAGAAVTDWEGTPYRHEPFEQDKNRSLLVSNGRLHETIRGLIRE, from the coding sequence ATGCTGGAGGTTGCCAAAGAGGCGGCGCACATCGCGGGAGCTTATTTGAAGGAGCGCTTCCTGGAGCAGCTCGTGCCCGACGAAGAACTGCACAATGACGTGAAGCTGCCGGAAGACAAGGAGAGCGAACGGCGGATCATCGAGGTGCTTCACCGCCACTTTCCGACTCATACCATCTTTTCCGAAGAGGTGGGCATGGTATCCCGCGACGAAGAGTATTTATGGATTGTGGATCCGCTCGACGGGACCAACAACTACTTTATCGGGTATCCGTACTTCTCCGTTTCTATTGCCCTGCAGCATAAAGGAGATCTGGTGCTGGGCGTGGTTTACAACCCGGTAGCGGGCCAGATGTTCTGGGCGGAAAAAGGAAAAGGGGCTTATTTGAACGGCAAGCGTCTGTCGGTCAACGATCGCACCGACGAGACGAGGGCGGTGGGCACCTACATACGCGGCCGAAACTCCGTCACGAAGGAGCAGGAGCTTGATTTTACGCGCCCGTTCGTTCTTAGGACCAAGCGACTCTTGAGAAATGTGGCCCCTGCTTTGGACTGGTGCCTGCTCGCCAATGGCTGGCTGGACTACATCGTCATGCAGCGCTCGGGGATTATGGACGTCGCGGCAGGGATCGTGATCGCGCAGGAAGCTGGGGCTGCGGTGACGGACTGGGAAGGCACACCGTATCGCCACGAGCCGTTTGAGCAGGACAAGAATCGCTCCCTTTTGGTAAGCAACGGGCGCCTGCACGAGACCATTCGCGGTCTGATCAGGGAGTAA
- a CDS encoding cyclase family protein — protein MTRKTRRIIDLSVMLDPAAKEPSPPDIRYDRHESGAVQAAKLFGLAPSDFPESKAWANETVTLTTHTGTHVDAPWHYWPTSQGEPARTIDQLPLEWFYGDGVLLDFSDKPSGYEITVADLKAKLEEIQYTLKPYDIVLIRSDADKRLYEDNYFQSHAGMSAEGTRWLIDQGIKVMGTDGWGWDIPFGVQAADYKQNPRDGVLWAAHFVGREKEYCQIEKLANLDQLPRPYGFTVAVFPVKVKGASAGWARPVAIFEE, from the coding sequence ATGACCCGAAAAACAAGACGCATCATTGATCTGAGCGTGATGCTGGATCCTGCGGCAAAAGAGCCGTCTCCGCCCGACATCCGCTACGATCGTCACGAGAGCGGAGCCGTGCAAGCGGCAAAGTTGTTTGGACTCGCTCCGTCCGACTTCCCCGAGAGCAAGGCGTGGGCCAATGAGACGGTGACTTTGACGACACATACTGGCACCCATGTAGACGCCCCTTGGCACTACTGGCCCACATCCCAAGGAGAACCGGCCCGGACGATTGATCAGCTGCCGCTGGAGTGGTTTTACGGGGACGGTGTGCTGCTCGATTTCAGCGACAAGCCGTCTGGCTATGAAATTACCGTGGCGGATTTGAAGGCGAAGCTGGAGGAAATTCAGTACACGCTGAAGCCGTATGATATCGTGCTGATTCGCTCGGATGCAGACAAACGGCTGTACGAGGACAACTACTTCCAGTCCCACGCAGGTATGTCAGCGGAGGGGACTCGCTGGCTGATCGATCAAGGCATCAAGGTGATGGGGACAGACGGATGGGGCTGGGATATCCCGTTCGGGGTCCAGGCTGCGGACTACAAGCAAAATCCCCGCGATGGTGTGCTGTGGGCAGCCCATTTCGTCGGAAGGGAAAAAGAGTACTGCCAGATCGAAAAGCTGGCGAATTTGGATCAGCTGCCGCGGCCGTACGGTTTTACTGTCGCCGTCTTTCCGGTCAAGGTGAAAGGCGCCAGCGCGGGCTGGGCTCGCCCAGTCGCTATCTTCGAAGAATAA
- a CDS encoding fumarylacetoacetate hydrolase family protein, which translates to MKFATFKRTDGEVRAGWVTPRGIVDMKQASGGELPDNMLDFLSRQEAYMPLVQKLEQSQVEPTCKPEEVQLLAPIPNPRSVRDFMAFELHILNASKRLGIPLAQAWYEIPAFYFTNHQVITGPYAKVARPARCQWLDYELEIACVIGKEGKNIRAEEADEYIFGYTILNDWSARDLQMKESKIGLGPAKGKDFATSLGPYLVSKDELEAHRRGNRYDLEMVARVNGIELSRGNFQDIYYTFGQMIERASDGVTLYPGDVIGSGTVGTGCLLELGPEVHRWLEPGDIVQLEITGLGVLENTVE; encoded by the coding sequence ATGAAATTTGCGACCTTTAAACGAACAGACGGTGAAGTGCGAGCGGGCTGGGTGACGCCGCGGGGGATCGTTGACATGAAACAGGCCAGTGGAGGCGAGCTGCCGGACAACATGCTCGATTTTTTGAGTCGGCAGGAGGCGTATATGCCGCTCGTGCAAAAGCTGGAACAGAGCCAGGTGGAGCCGACCTGCAAGCCGGAAGAGGTACAGCTGCTGGCACCCATCCCCAATCCGCGCAGTGTACGGGACTTCATGGCGTTCGAGCTGCACATCCTGAATGCCTCCAAGCGGCTGGGGATTCCGCTGGCACAAGCCTGGTATGAAATTCCGGCCTTTTATTTCACCAATCATCAAGTGATCACGGGACCGTACGCCAAGGTAGCCAGGCCTGCCCGTTGCCAGTGGCTGGACTACGAGCTGGAGATCGCCTGCGTGATCGGCAAGGAAGGCAAAAACATCCGGGCAGAGGAAGCCGACGAATACATATTCGGCTACACGATCCTGAACGACTGGTCGGCGCGGGACTTGCAAATGAAGGAATCGAAAATCGGCCTGGGTCCGGCCAAAGGAAAGGACTTCGCGACTTCGCTCGGTCCATACCTGGTGTCCAAGGACGAATTGGAGGCGCATCGAAGGGGGAACCGCTACGATCTGGAGATGGTCGCGCGTGTAAACGGCATCGAGCTGTCCAGGGGCAATTTCCAAGACATCTACTACACCTTCGGACAGATGATCGAACGCGCGTCTGACGGTGTCACACTTTATCCCGGCGATGTGATCGGCTCCGGGACGGTCGGAACCGGCTGTCTGCTCGAGCTGGGGCCGGAGGTGCACCGCTGGCTGGAGCCGGGGGACATCGTCCAATTGGAGATCACGGGGCTGGGAGTGCTGGAAAACACGGTCGAATAA
- the ilvD gene encoding dihydroxy-acid dehydratase: MARQRSDMIKKGFDRAPHRSLLRAAGVKDEDFDKPFIAICNSYIDIIPGHVHLQEFGKIVKEAVRAAGMVPFEFNTIGVDDGIAMGHIGMRYSLPSRELIADSLETVVAAHWFDGMICIPNCDKITPGMIMGALRVNIPTVFVTGGPMKAGKTSDGRSISLSSVFEGVGAHQAGLIDDKQLAELEQFGCPSCGSCSGMFTANSMNCLLEAIGLALPGNGTVLAVAPERKELVKSSAEKLKYLIEQDIKPRDIVTLEAIDDAFALDMAMGGSTNTVLHTLAIAQEAGIDYPIERINEVAKRVPHICKLAPSSDYHIEDCHEAGGVSAVLKEISRKPGAIHPDRITVTGKTLAENIAGAEIKNDRVIRRLEDPYSQSGGLSVLFGNLAEQGSIIKTGGVDPSITRHEGPAICFDSQDEALAGIASGKIKPGHVVVIRYEGPKGGPGMPEMLAPTSQIVGMGLGKEVALVTDGRFSGASRGISIGHVSPEAAEGGPIAFIQDGDIISIDLEERSIQLLVDEAELARRAENWKGFEPKVKSGYLARYSKLVTNASTGAMLKI, translated from the coding sequence TTGGCTAGACAACGCAGCGATATGATCAAAAAAGGCTTTGACCGCGCTCCGCACCGCAGCTTGCTGCGCGCAGCGGGCGTGAAGGACGAGGATTTCGACAAACCGTTCATCGCGATCTGTAACTCTTACATCGACATCATTCCTGGCCACGTGCATTTGCAGGAATTCGGAAAAATCGTAAAAGAAGCCGTACGGGCGGCAGGCATGGTGCCGTTCGAATTCAATACCATCGGCGTAGACGACGGGATCGCCATGGGCCACATCGGGATGCGCTACTCGCTCCCTAGCCGCGAGCTCATCGCAGACAGCCTGGAGACCGTAGTCGCCGCTCACTGGTTCGACGGTATGATTTGCATCCCGAACTGTGACAAAATCACTCCCGGTATGATCATGGGAGCGCTCCGCGTGAACATTCCGACCGTTTTCGTCACCGGCGGTCCGATGAAAGCCGGGAAAACCAGCGATGGCCGCTCCATTTCGCTCTCTTCCGTCTTTGAAGGCGTAGGCGCTCACCAGGCAGGCCTGATCGACGACAAGCAGCTGGCCGAGCTGGAGCAATTCGGCTGTCCTTCCTGCGGGTCCTGTTCCGGCATGTTCACCGCCAACTCGATGAACTGCCTCCTGGAAGCGATCGGCCTCGCTCTCCCGGGGAACGGTACCGTTCTCGCTGTCGCTCCGGAGCGCAAGGAGCTGGTCAAGTCTTCCGCCGAGAAGCTGAAATATTTGATCGAGCAAGACATCAAGCCTCGCGACATCGTCACCCTGGAAGCGATCGACGACGCATTCGCACTGGACATGGCAATGGGCGGCTCCACGAACACCGTCCTGCACACGCTGGCGATCGCTCAGGAAGCGGGCATCGATTACCCAATCGAACGCATCAACGAAGTGGCGAAGCGCGTTCCTCATATTTGCAAGCTGGCTCCGTCTTCCGATTACCATATCGAGGACTGCCATGAAGCCGGCGGTGTCTCCGCCGTATTGAAGGAAATCTCCAGAAAGCCCGGCGCGATCCATCCAGACCGCATCACGGTCACCGGCAAGACGCTGGCGGAAAACATCGCGGGCGCCGAGATCAAAAACGATCGGGTCATCCGCCGTCTGGAAGATCCATACAGCCAGTCCGGCGGCTTGTCAGTCCTCTTTGGAAACCTGGCCGAGCAAGGCTCGATCATCAAAACGGGCGGGGTCGATCCGTCGATCACTCGCCACGAAGGTCCTGCGATCTGCTTCGACTCCCAGGATGAAGCTCTGGCTGGCATCGCTTCCGGCAAAATCAAGCCGGGCCACGTCGTCGTCATCCGTTACGAAGGGCCAAAAGGCGGTCCGGGCATGCCGGAAATGCTCGCCCCGACTTCGCAAATCGTCGGGATGGGACTCGGCAAAGAAGTCGCTCTCGTCACGGATGGACGCTTCTCCGGTGCTTCCCGCGGCATCAGCATCGGCCACGTATCTCCGGAAGCAGCCGAGGGCGGACCGATCGCCTTTATCCAGGACGGCGACATCATCTCCATCGACCTGGAAGAGCGCTCGATCCAGCTGCTTGTGGATGAAGCCGAGCTGGCTCGCCGCGCAGAGAACTGGAAGGGCTTCGAGCCGAAAGTGAAATCCGGCTACCTGGCCCGCTACTCCAAGCTGGTGACCAACGCCAGCACGGGTGCCATGTTGAAAATTTAA
- a CDS encoding DUF350 domain-containing protein yields MDSQWGYLLNFLQYLVVTIPILAVGIYIFVMTTPYKEFELIKNGSQTDDPKKMAAAKAASHDLGGKVIGLAIVLASAVYHAVNLWDLVVWGFVGIVFQVLVFYLFEWITPFKVVSEIPNGNVSVGIFASRLSIAAGLLMAALISY; encoded by the coding sequence GTGGATTCGCAATGGGGTTACTTGTTAAACTTTTTGCAGTATTTGGTCGTGACCATTCCGATTTTGGCTGTTGGCATTTACATTTTTGTGATGACGACTCCCTATAAGGAGTTTGAGTTGATCAAAAACGGTTCGCAAACCGACGATCCGAAAAAAATGGCGGCGGCCAAAGCGGCGTCGCACGATTTGGGAGGAAAGGTGATCGGCCTTGCGATCGTGCTCGCATCCGCCGTGTATCATGCCGTGAACTTATGGGATCTCGTCGTCTGGGGATTCGTGGGAATCGTTTTCCAGGTGCTCGTTTTTTATTTGTTTGAGTGGATCACCCCTTTTAAAGTCGTGTCCGAAATTCCCAATGGAAACGTATCGGTCGGCATTTTCGCTTCCCGCTTGAGCATCGCGGCAGGTCTCTTGATGGCGGCGCTCATCAGTTACTAA
- a CDS encoding CbiX/SirB N-terminal domain-containing protein, producing MGDTAVLLIAHGSPDPDWLALVESSVPGSVADLPVRVAFLGGVEGRSIAEEWRRLEEAGAKRIIVLPLFVTAGSGHVGEIRSMLGLEPWRQEDKERWQIPVKARILWCPPLEDHPLVEQIVEERVRTLAANPQGESLLLVGHGSDSPMGQAKWEKLMHRLTLRLQNKFFFAAAGYGTLRPDTLRIAAGSLSAKGELVVVPLFVSQGYYTRKGIPQRLEGLPYRYDGSAYLPHPAIAEWIRQSVRTALASDILTQRSVYENGRKKAVEMGG from the coding sequence ATGGGGGACACCGCTGTTTTGTTAATCGCACACGGTTCACCCGATCCCGATTGGTTGGCTTTGGTCGAATCGTCGGTACCGGGCAGCGTTGCTGATTTGCCCGTGCGGGTCGCCTTTCTCGGTGGAGTGGAAGGCCGCAGCATCGCAGAGGAGTGGAGACGGCTGGAAGAAGCCGGGGCGAAGCGAATCATTGTGCTTCCGCTTTTTGTGACGGCGGGGAGCGGGCACGTCGGCGAGATTCGCTCCATGCTGGGGCTGGAGCCGTGGCGGCAGGAGGATAAAGAGCGATGGCAGATCCCGGTAAAGGCAAGGATCCTTTGGTGCCCGCCGCTGGAAGACCATCCGCTGGTCGAGCAGATCGTGGAAGAGCGGGTACGGACGCTGGCTGCCAATCCCCAGGGAGAATCTCTCCTGCTCGTCGGACACGGCAGCGACTCCCCGATGGGTCAGGCGAAATGGGAGAAGCTAATGCACCGCCTGACGCTTCGCCTGCAAAACAAGTTTTTCTTTGCCGCTGCCGGATACGGTACATTGCGGCCGGACACGCTGCGAATCGCGGCAGGCTCGCTCTCCGCAAAAGGGGAGCTCGTCGTTGTCCCGCTCTTCGTCAGCCAGGGGTACTATACCCGAAAAGGGATCCCGCAGAGGCTGGAAGGCTTGCCTTATCGCTACGACGGCAGCGCGTACCTCCCGCATCCCGCGATCGCGGAATGGATCCGGCAATCCGTTCGCACGGCCCTGGCATCGGACATCCTCACACAAAGGAGCGTGTATGAGAATGGCAGAAAGAAAGCAGTGGAAATGGGCGGATGA